The DNA region TCCACGTTGCCTTTTCGGTCGGTAGCAAGGAAGCCGTCGATGCCCTCACCGAACGGCTCCGCCACGACGGCTATACCATCGTCGGTGAACCCCGCACGACCGGCGACGGTTACTACGAGAGCGTGGTGCTCGACCCCGACGGCAACCGCATCGAAATCACTGAATAGCGACAAAACATCTTTTGTAACTTGTTCATTATCAGTGCCCTTAACGTTTTCGTAGAGAAAACTCCCCCTTTCTCAAGATAAATCTCTGGTTCAGCAGGAACGGTCTATCCAATTCTGCATTAAGTCCCTATTTTGATTTCAGATAGGCGCAACCGTCGGTTTGCCCATCTGGAAGCAGATATCGCATGCCCTATGCAGGCAGTGCGTTTCAGAGCCTTCTGTTTTTTAGCTCTTTTTATCTCCAAGCACTCTTTAAACTTTCCTTCCACATGATTACGAAAGCTGGTGTACTCGCTTTTTGTCTGTTGACAGCAACGACTACTAGTTACGCGCAGGTCTCTGTGGCACCGCGCATTGGTTTCGGAATTACCAGTGTAACACAAGCCTTTGACCCAAATAAGCCCCGGCTGACACTACACGCCGGCGTTGAAGGGGCTTATGAACTGATAGAAAACTTAACGTTACGGTCAGGCCTTCTCCTGGAAGGAAAAGGCGTAAGAACGTCGGACAAATCTGGCGGCAATTCCATCAAAGCATCCATTGGGTTTATCTACCTCACTATTCCCCTCCACGCTCAGTACTCGCTCCCCATTGCAGACGAATTCGATGTTTGGGGAAGCGCAGGTTTTTACTTCAGTGCCGCTATCAATGGAGTAGCGAAATACAAGTACAATATCAACGGTACGCAATCGTCAGACAGCGATCACATCGATTTTGGGTTGGACAACGACGGCATCCGCCGGGGCGATGGTGGTTTTGACATCGGTGCGGGCATTTCGGTACCATTCCTGGCCAATAAACTAGACGTCGGCTTCGAACTCAGCCTGGGACTCGTCAACCTGAACGACCCTGACGAAAGTGACGAACTCTACAACCGTTCGATCAAGCTGCTTGCGCGCTACCCCCTGGTGTTCGAATAGCGCTGGTCGTCCTGTCTCCTTCCTACTTTTCTTCACTTCAATCTCCCTCCCATGTTCTCGCCTAAATTTTCCTTCCTCCTCGCCGCTTGCGGCACGTTCCTGTTCCTCCAAAGCTGCCATTCAGACGATGAAGAGCCTCGACGCGACCTAAACGGTAAAGCCAGCGGTGCATTCGTTAGTAGTTCGGTCGCGCAGATTGACAA from Catalinimonas alkaloidigena includes:
- a CDS encoding porin family protein; the encoded protein is MITKAGVLAFCLLTATTTSYAQVSVAPRIGFGITSVTQAFDPNKPRLTLHAGVEGAYELIENLTLRSGLLLEGKGVRTSDKSGGNSIKASIGFIYLTIPLHAQYSLPIADEFDVWGSAGFYFSAAINGVAKYKYNINGTQSSDSDHIDFGLDNDGIRRGDGGFDIGAGISVPFLANKLDVGFELSLGLVNLNDPDESDELYNRSIKLLARYPLVFE